The genomic stretch GATGCTCAACCTCTTCATCCAAGTAAGACAATTGGAGGTCGCGCATGTCTTCGACTTGTTGCAATCGTGCCTGTAGAGCTCTTCTGCGGTACTTGATATTCATCAAGGGTGAGTCAAATTCTGCAGTGCTCTGTCTGGCGGTGCCCAGGATTCCACGTCCAGGGGCAGGCAGAGAGCGACCTGCTTTGTCCATTGCAGTGGATGATAACGCGACGACACAGTGAATCGGAAGACCCATGTCCAGCGCGACAGAGGCAGTTGTAACGAGCTGAATGCCCGCACCCTCAGACTCCACGAACCCCTTACGAGTCGAAGTAGTTGGGCGACTCATCTCCGTAGGATCGCGGCCGTTTAGAGCGTCTTGATCAGGATCGATCGTGGCTTTCATGTTGGCGAACTCTGTGGATGTCTCTTTGAGAAGGTCGTCGCATCCGCCAACAACGCAGAACTTCGCCTTTCCAGTCTGGATAAGATCGCAAGCTGTATCGAGTGACTCCACTGCCGTAGCACATGCGCCAACAGGTGTTCGATTAGGACCAGCTGCTGATAGGAGGAGCATATTAATCCAGGCACTGCTGGAATTGATGAAACACTCAGCTAGAGCGTCATTCGCAGGGTCCATATCGCGGAAGCGTTCCTGGAAGATCTCACGTATGCTTGTTATGCCACCGAAGCCTGCACCAACGCATGTTGCCACTTCGCTTACGTGGAGGGTGTTGTAGAGTTCAAACGGGTCGAGGATGCCGGCAGACTGGAACGACTCTGCGGTAGCAACAAGAGCAAAGAGAGTGACTGGGTCGACTTGTTCAATCACATCTTGTGGCACTCCGTACGTCGCAGCATTCCAGCCTGTTGGGATTTGGCCAGCGACGGTGTGGCTCCCGTCAATGAGCTTAGGCACCGAGATCTTGGCGCCCTTTCGTAAGACGACCTTTGCTTGACCCGTCGCATCGTCGACAGACACGTGCACGCTCTCTCCGTGAGCTTGCTTGAGCTGTGTAGCAACATCCTTGCTGACTTCGATCGGGTCATGGTCTTTTGAAACCACGATCTCATGCAAAACCTCGCGTCCCTTCCAGCCTGGGGCGCCACGCTTTGCTTCGGCGAGACGGATGCCACTATGTTCGCGGATCAATTTTCCGAACTTCGTGGGAATCTCGTGGTCTGCAATGGGCTTGCCTGTTTCCTTCTCCACCCAGCCAGAGAATAACTGGCCATCCACCACACCATGGTGGCTCTTGATGAGGCCCATCGTCCACGCCAGCTCAATGCAGCATTCTGTTGAAAGAAGAGGACCATCCAATTCCATCATCCATCTTGTGCGAGAGTTACCACATGGGCCTACTTCGGAGTAGCCAACAACAACTATGACACGATCCAAATCCACCATACCCTTGAGCTGTTCGGTAAGAGGAAGAACGTCACGGTTCCAGTCAGGTAGCTCGGGGAAGGCGAACTGAACGTTTGCCAGTGACCCATGATCCGTTTCAGCGTTGGCATCAGATGATTCAAACGAAGCCTCAAGCGCTAGAGCACGACGTTCTTCACTCTGCCCAATGATCGAAGCTCGGATTTCTGCAGTAGCTTGCTGAAGATCTACAATCTCTCCCATACCTCCACTCAGGTCGGCGACCACCGGGCTGTCGATACACAGTGACTTGACTTCTTCACTCAGCAGACATACGATGTTGAACGCCATCTCCGTCTGAGTATATGTCCGAACACCAAGCTGTTCGATGCCCTCAGCAACCATATCGTTGTCTGACATCAGTGAAGTACCGCGTGTCCAGCCAATGATTGCGCCACAAACGAGCAAGTAGTCTGCCCAATCTTCGGAGTGGAATTTTTCAAAAAGAGCTTCCAGGCCTAGCTTGGACTCCGCGTAGAGACCATCACTCCCGAAAGAGCCGTGGTTGGGTGAAAGTGGAAGGATGACTTGGGCCGGCCTAGCGACTGTACCGCGATTCATCTTCTGCTGCTTCACGTTGCCAAGAAGACGTAGCGTATTCGTGAGCATGACGCGGTGAGCCAGCTCAGCCCTGCCGTCGATGTTGCTGATAGTCCGACCATTCTCTGAGATTGCAGCAAATGGTACCACAAAGTCCAGGTCCATGGCGAGGCCGTCTTTACTGTAGATGTAGTCCACCACGGCGTCAACATCGCGAACACTGGCTTGATTGAATGGAACCAGAATTAGCATTGAGCCTTTACCGCAGTTTTCGGCGTATAGCTTTTGATAAAACCGTGTCGACTTTGGTGAATATGAGCTGCTAGTCACGATAACTACTGCACCAGCATTGAGGAGCTGGGCAACGATCTGACAGCCGATTGAGCCTTCGCCAGCGCCAGTGACAAGTACTGTTGTTCCAGCGAAAGACAAGCGAGTCGCATTCGTACCCTGGAGCAAGTCATGGAGCACCGATGAAAGCTCCCCATCAAATTGCCAACCAGCGACGCCTTTTCGCCCCAGTCTAAGCAGTTGATCATCGGCGTGTGGATCGCCCAACCTGGGCTTCTCAGATACGACGATCTTGCCATCTTCCTCAATTATCGTAGATGGGGCAAGAGAGGGACCAGGATGGCGGACAGATGAAGGCAGGCCTAATGCACCCTCGCATTCTGCTAAGAGGCCTGACAATCGGCGAGCAAGTGACTCCTTGCTTGTGGCAGAGACCAGATAGCCGAGGGTAGATATGATACGATCATTCGCCCGACCGACGATCCTTGCTTTCAGCTGGTCAAGTTGGGCTTCGCCAGCCTCCGTTGTCGCTGCCAGAGCAACAAAAGTCAAGAGATCTTGCATCACCCAGTTCCACCATGAGTCGTAGGTTCGGGCTTTCAGAGGCGAGAACATTGGGTGGATTCCAGACGCGTAAAATTCGCCATGCTCATCAGCCCAAGCATCCAACTCGGTCTCCAAGTCAGATACCCGTTTCTGAAGTGCATCAATGGTGGCTTCTGATGCGTGCATGTCCAGGCCGAGCAGATTCGAGTAAAGCTGGAGCTGCTCGAGCCATGCCGACTTTTGCTTGTTCTCCAGGAGTGCCACGGTTTCAGAGTTGATCTTTGTCTCTTCGACTGAAACTGTGACAGAAAGCGAATTACTGTCTGGTAGACTAAGGCCGTGCTTCTTGGCGTACAGGTGAACGAGGCCGTCCAAGAAGACTTTGGCCTCGCCGTCATCCTTGAGGCGGAATCCAGGTTGAGAAGTAACGCCCCAGAGCAGAACGCTGTCTTGGCGTCCTGGTCCCAGGCCCCATCTCTCGTTCAAGTGCTTGCGGACAGTAGCGGTTTGGAAAGTGCTTGGCAGTTTCTGGCTAACTAGTCTCTCCACCATCGACGAAGCCTTCTTTCCTAACTTTCCTCCAAAATTGCTTTGCACTGCTGCGCATAGACCTTCTAGTGGTAAGTCCTCAGCACCATCGGGGATCGCGTCGAATTCTGCGGCAAGATCTCCAATGATTTCATTTTGGAGGGTAGAGCGGCCACCAGCCAATGCTTTGATCGTCTGCTTCATTTCCAGTGCATCCATCGGCTTCTTTAACGCAGCTGCTACGACTGTAGAGACGATTTCCATGGGATTGACAGGCGTATCTTGAAGTGGCTCAATCGGAACATGGAGCACCTGTGGAGCGCTTGCAGTGATGGTGGTGGTAGACATGTCTTTGGGTTCCACTCCCGCAATGTTCGCAGGTTGCTCGGCGATGACGTCTGGTGTCGTAACATGGTCGTTGTATGATATGGCATCAATGTTCTGCTGGAAGTTCAAGAACTGCCGCTGGGTGTTTTGGGCCATATCCCGGTGGGCGTACTTGAGATCTACTGTCCGTTTCGCCATATTCGCCAGGGTGGTCGTAGGACCTATTTCGATAAGACGCTCTGTGTCTTGCGAGCCTAGTATGAGGTCCTGCGTTTTGATCCATTGTACTGGGAAGCAGAATTGATAGGCCAGAAGCTCAATGAGCACTGTCCGGGCGATCTCGTCGTCGTTTCTGTGAGTGTTCTTCATGTTGGAGATTTGGTATACTGAAGCTCTGTGAGCAGTGGGTTCGACGACAAAAAGTCAAGCGCGTGTATAACCCGGTAAAATGAATCGGGAAAGACAAAGTACGCTTCGAGAACATGCACAAAGTGTGCTCAGCCGCTTGATTCTTGGAACCATGATTCCGCCCCGCGGGTTTGGCTCAGGTCAGGTACACAATTCCATCGCTTGCATTGCCACATGTCAGAACAGTGCATCCTAGTCAACGCTCCACATTGCTAAATGTGGTGTATTTTTCGATTATCCGAAACAGTCTTCGCTCCGACGAGTGTAGGCCTTAGGCACGACGGTAGTTCACCCCAATAATAGTTATTCAAATCGGTTAATGGCGATGATAACGCACGACCCACTGATGGGCCGGGTCTACCTGCTAACTGGTGT from Pyrenophora tritici-repentis strain M4 chromosome 1, whole genome shotgun sequence encodes the following:
- a CDS encoding 3-oxoacyl-acyl-carrier-protein, with translation MKNTHRNDDEIARTVLIELLAYQFCFPVQWIKTQDLILGSQDTERLIEIGPTTTLANMAKRTVDLKYAHRDMAQNTQRQFLNFQQNIDAISYNDHVTTPDVIAEQPANIAGVEPKDMSTTTITASAPQVLHVPIEPLQDTPVNPMEIVSTVVAAALKKPMDALEMKQTIKALAGGRSTLQNEIIGDLAAEFDAIPDGAEDLPLEGLCAAVQSNFGGKLGKKASSMVERLVSQKLPSTFQTATVRKHLNERWGLGPGRQDSVLLWGVTSQPGFRLKDDGEAKVFLDGLVHLYAKKHGLSLPDSNSLSVTVSVEETKINSETVALLENKQKSAWLEQLQLYSNLLGLDMHASEATIDALQKRVSDLETELDAWADEHGEFYASGIHPMFSPLKARTYDSWWNWVMQDLLTFVALAATTEAGEAQLDQLKARIVGRANDRIISTLGYLVSATSKESLARRLSGLLAECEGALGLPSSVRHPGPSLAPSTIIEEDGKIVVSEKPRLGDPHADDQLLRLGRKGVAGWQFDGELSSVLHDLLQGTNATRLSFAGTTVLVTGAGEGSIGCQIVAQLLNAGAVVIVTSSSYSPKSTRFYQKLYAENCGKGSMLILVPFNQASVRDVDAVVDYIYSKDGLAMDLDFVVPFAAISENGRTISNIDGRAELAHRVMLTNTLRLLGNVKQQKMNRGTVARPAQVILPLSPNHGSFGSDGLYAESKLGLEALFEKFHSEDWADYLLVCGAIIGWTRGTSLMSDNDMVAEGIEQLGVRTYTQTEMAFNIVCLLSEEVKSLCIDSPVVADLSGGMGEIVDLQQATAEIRASIIGQSEERRALALEASFESSDANAETDHGSLANVQFAFPELPDWNRDVLPLTEQLKGMVDLDRVIVVVGYSEVGPCGNSRTRWMMELDGPLLSTECCIELAWTMGLIKSHHGVVDGQLFSGWVEKETGKPIADHEIPTKFGKLIREHSGIRLAEAKRGAPGWKGREVLHEIVVSKDHDPIEVSKDVATQLKQAHGESVHVSVDDATGQAKVVLRKGAKISVPKLIDGSHTVAGQIPTGWNAATYGVPQDVIEQVDPVTLFALVATAESFQSAGILDPFELYNTLHVSEVATCVGAGFGGITSIREIFQERFRDMDPANDALAECFINSSSAWINMLLLSAAGPNRTPVGACATAVESLDTACDLIQTGKAKFCVVGGCDDLLKETSTEFANMKATIDPDQDALNGRDPTEMSRPTTSTRKGFVESEGAGIQLVTTASVALDMGLPIHCVVALSSTAMDKAGRSLPAPGRGILGTARQSTAEFDSPLMNIKYRRRALQARLQQVEDMRDLQLSYLDEEVEHLMTDSTVDFSVDKYRLQRVTDIENDALRDQKEALDLYGNRFWTHDQRISPIRGGLAVWGLSVDDVDMVSFHGTSTKANEKNEAAVVSEQFKHLGRTKGNVVPVVCQKALTGHPKAAAGAWMLNGCIQAMHDKKIPGNRNADNIDSELQKYEYLVFPNKTVERSEDVKAFLLNSFGFGQKGAMAIGVNPKYLFATLKRKDYEVYTKKRQSREKKAVRRFHEAMNCNSVFRPKKNAPYSQENETAVLLDPAFRLGA